In the Pectinophora gossypiella chromosome 27, ilPecGoss1.1, whole genome shotgun sequence genome, CTCGCGACACAGCGGCTCTCCTTACAGTATTGCTCCGCTCGTGGGGTCTGTGGCGCCACCTGTACCGGGCGCACGCACGAAGTTTCATACATACAACTCGTACAGTACACACAGTGTTATTAAaagttagttacttacttactttaatattgcGAAAATGGCCGATACAGCAGTCGCATCCGAGGCTCCCGCACCGACGACGCCCGCGAAGAAGCCGAAGGcgtccgccgccggcgccggtgcTAAGAAGCCGAAGGCGAAGCCGACCCACCCGAAGACATCTGAAatggtaaacaacgccattaaaGAGTTGAAAGAACGAAGCGGGTCCAGCCTGCAGGCGATCAAGAAATACATCGCCGCCCAGTACAAGGTCGACGCTGAGAAATTGGCTCCGTTCATCAGGAAATATCTGAAGAGCGCCGTCGAATCCGGCGCCCTGATCCAGACCAAGGGCAAAGGTGCGTCCGGTTCGTTCAAGTTGGAATCAAAGTCCTCCTCCGGCAAGAAGCCGGCGTCCAGCAAGGCTGCGGGCGCCAAGCCCGCCGCTAAACCGAAGAAGGCAGCCGCCGCGGCCGCCTCGCCCAAGAAGGCCAAGAAACCGGCCGCTTCCTCGCCGGCCAAGGCTAAAtcgtccgccgccgccgccgccaccaagGACAAGAAGGCGGCCGCCGCCAAGAAGAAGCCCGCCGCGGCCAAGAGGGCCGCCGCTCCCGCAAAGGCGAAGAGCGCCGCCGCACCGAAAGCAAAGAAGACCGCCAAGCCGCCCACGAAGAAACCGAAGGCGCCGAAACCCAAGAAGGCCGCCGCTACGCCTAAATCTAAGGCCGCCGCAGCGAAGAAAGCGTCCAAGAAGTAAACGCGCCGCCatcgccgcagccgccgccgcaccagcagcagcagcagcaaacAGCCGCGCGCGCGCTTTTAAAGCAACGCGCAACAAAAAGCCCTTTTCAGGGCTAACAAATTGTTCCGATACTCTTATATACGGTTTCATACTATTCTACAtcgatatgaaaaaaaaaaaaaaaaatacaacaaaatttaCCACCTACCTAACCTCCTCTCTACCGATAAAAAACACACCATAtaggtaaattttaaaaataacctcaCTTCACCAAACAATACAACACGTACAATGAATCAATAGATTATAGGTAATAATAGATCATAATCATCcataatatttacgtatttttcgATACTGCAACTAGCGGATGCTGcgcgaattaaaaaaatattacaacaccTATAATAACACACCTAGGctaggtatatacctacctatataaaagaTTGCTCTCATTctaccataatatattatacatacataatattatcttaattatttattaagatacacAACGTAATATCATCGGTTAATTAACTTCATTAGTGATTCATACTAATCGCTCAAATTTTCAATTTCTCTCTCTCAAACGGGTGAAACACACCCCGCCCGCCCGCGAACGCACCCACCCGCCCGACTGCCCGACTGCCTTCCTTGCTGCGCGCGCATCACGTCGTTCATTCGCGTTTTGTCTCGCTCTAACTGCGCGCAGACCCCACTATTTGTGACACTCGCGTTTTCTATATAAATGTCCGGCTATACGGCCGACGTTTTTATTATACCCACTGACTTCGTACGTTGCGGTCGACTATTGCGCGGTGTCGCAATagtgttttttgtgtgtgtttcaaGTTAAATCTATCTCAATCATGTCCGGTCGCGGCAAAGGTGGTAAAGTAAAGGGCAAGGTCAAGTCCCGTTCCAACCGTGCCGGTCTACAGTTCCCCGTGGGTCGTATTCACAGGCTGCTCCGCAAGGGAAATTACGCCGAGCGCGTCGGTGCCGGTGCTCCGGTGTATCTCGCCGCCGTGATGGAATACCTGGCCGCCGAAGTTCTCGAGTTGGCCGGTAACGCCGCACGCGACAACAAGAAGACCAGAATCATACCGAGACACTTGCAGCTGGCGATCAGGAATGACGAGGAGTTGAACAAGCTCCTGTCTGGCGTTACCATCGCCCAGGGTGGTGTGCTGCCCAACATCCAAGCGGTGCTCCTTCCCAAGAAGACCGAGAAGAAGGCTTAAGCGCGTCCGAACCAACCTCGAAGCGGCCCTCTCCCTCTCTCTATCTACTACGACGACGACGAGGGGACGGGACCCCAACgttaaaaaggcccttttcagggccacaaaattgttcaataatcataaaaaagtttCTAACGGTTAAAACAATCGTCGATATATGTGTACTTttgacataatattaataattacataacttacatacatacatattagcaAGCAATTACGATATTAGTGcaatacctaataattatgGTGAATAAATAACATGTCATCACGTACACGTATGTACCAACGAACCCCGAAAAGGGGTGAGCAGACACACAGACTCGTCGTCATTTTAACAATTTGACTGTTTTTGAACTATAtaattgaatcaaatcaaattattgtcattaaagataatctaaagtgaaaaatataatataatacaaaatctaCGTATAAGTAAacgtttcaaaaaataaataaaaatattacgtattaCGTATGTGTGGGGGGGTGGTGTCAGAGTCGGTCGCGGTGTATAGCGGCGATAGCGAATCTACCCGTCCCGCTTTATTACCACCGAGGGACGCGATTGGTCCGTTTAATGCGCGCAAAGCCCGCTAGTAGCGTACCGAAAACTTGATGTAGGTTCGATTTTTTCGACCGGCGCGCTTGGACGGCGCGCGACCGGATTGTCTTGCCTTGCTTCTGTGTATGAGTTGGATGCGCCGTATGCCATTTCTCTCGACCTTTACGCTCGGACAGCAATAGTTTTATACGCGAGAATTCGCGGGTGGTTGCTGAGCAACCATTCGCCGCGAGTTCGACCTAGTGGGTAGACGATCTTTTTCGTTCTACCCACTAGCGGGGATTGCCTTGTCTCACTAGGCCGGCGCGGTTGACTCGCCCCCCCGTGTGTCCGAACCCGGTCTGCCACCAGCGGCAAGCCCCGGGCAAGGATACACGGCGACAGGCAGTCTGTCAACCCGCCAGAGCTGTCGCGTCAAGGCAATTTCGCCCGACCTGCCATGGAGGGACCGACCCCCCCCACCCCCGCGCGTGCCGCGACACCTGTTACCGCCGCGACACCTGCTACCGCCGCGACACCTGCTACCACAAGCAGGCCATCGTCCCGTGAGCGAATGCCGCCGCCTACGCCGCGCTCCGCTCCCCCGCACCCGCCCCCGACTTCGTCGTCGGGTTCAACCGCCCCGCCAGAGTCGCCGTATCGTCATGCGGCGGAGACACCCCGCGAACAGTACGAGAAGGACCTCGTGATCTTGGCTAGATTACAGAGGACTTCCCTGTTGTCCGTCGGGATGCTCCGCTGGATGGCGACCTACGTGCGGCTCATGGAGTACGACTTGGGCGACACCGACGAGCTGGCCCCGTGCGACCTGGCAGCGCTCGAGCTGCAGGCCCAGCTCCCCTACTCACTGCCGCCTGTGCCGATCGCGCGCAGGAAAAGACGCCCTAGCGGCGACGAAGAAGACGCCACCAACGCCCACAAGAGGCACTGCGCGGAGCTCCTCCGCATCTGCCGCTCATCGCGACCGATCGCGACGCCGCCCGATGAGGCGCACCGGCGCTCACTGAGCGCAGGAAGCActccgcgcccgccgccgcgcgcccctACGCCCCCGTCCGCACCTCAGGAGCAACCACCGCGCCCGCTGCCTACCCCGGTAGCGAAGCCGCGCCCGCAGCCGACGGCCCCCACACAGACACCGACAACATCTCAGCCACCAAGGGACCCCAGGATTAAGGGTAAGCATCTTTTAATGCCTACCCCCAAACCAACAAACTCTCAAGTCCAGTCGTCGGACCAGTTCCGCACCCCACCGACGTCGCCGCCGCCCAGCACGACCGGCCGCACGGCTGCTCGTCCGCCCTCTGCGGCTCAAATAACAGTTAGGCCTACCACGGCCGCGCCACAACCACCGCCACCAACACAGGGGAGGGCTCCTACTTTTGCCGCCGCGGTGCGGCAGCACCCCACCCTCCCAGCGACAACCACCGCCGCACAAACAGCCACCGGACCAATTCCCCAAGCTACCTCCCAAACGGGACCGAAACCGCCCAGGTACCCCCCTCTAGTAGTGGAGCACCTACCGGACTGGGCCAAACATTTTAGGGCTATCGCCCAGGAACTGGGGAGGCCCCCGAACGCGCGCCCATTCGGCAAGGGGGTGCGTTTTACACCGGCGGACGAGGACGAATATAGGCTCATCCAAAGATACCTATCGCAACTAGAAACACAAACAGAGATTTCCTGGTTTTCTTACGCCCTCCCCGAAGAGAAGAAATTGAAAGTTGCCATCAGGGGCCTTCCGGTGGAAACCGACCCGGAGGAGATCCGCGCCGCAATCGAGGAGAAGGGCTTCACGTGCGAATACGTGAAAAGCATCCGGGCAAGGGAGGGAAGGCCCGGCTGCATCTACTTCGCCCAACTAGCGCGCACCCCCGAACCCACCCCCGACATTTACGAGATCACTGAACTTTTATGCATGCCGGGGGTCAAAATCGAGGCATGGAGGGGTAAGAGGGGCCCAGCGCAGTGCCACCGCTGCCAGGGCTTCCGCCACTCCTCACATAACTGTCACCGCCCCATCGCCTGTGTCCGTTGCGGAGAGGGACACGCGGCCAGCAACTGCCCACGCCCAAAGGAGGACCTGCCCACTTGCGTGAATTGCAAGGGGCCGCACCCGGCCAACCACACAAGCTGCCCCGTGTTCCTGAGGGAGGCCAGGAACAAGAGGGCGTCCACGGTGGCTCGTACCCGGACCGCAGCAACCACCGCCCCAACAAAGAAGACCCATCAACCGCAAGCGCCTGTTGCAAAAGTAACAGTAACAGAGACCGCGACTGGCTCTTTGATGGCCCCAGCCAGGCCGGCCTCAGCACGTCAGCCCGCTCCCAACCtaccgccgcggccgcgcggaGGGAAGggaaagaaaaacaagaaaaagaaaaccgGGAAACCCGGCCCGCACGGACCGACGGCGCCCCCCCCCACCTCAGCCAACATAACGCCGGCCCCGGAGATCGACGCTTTGCTCTCACTATTGAGGCAGGCGCTTCTGGCCACTCCAGGGACATCGTCGACTATTCTCAGTGCAGCCACGCAAGGACTTCGCAATGCATAAGTCACTGAGAATAGTCCATTGGAACGCCCACTCGTTGACCGGAAAAATGCTCTTACTGAGAAACTTCTTGAAAGAGCAAAGCGTCGACATACTTCTAGTCAGCGAGACCCACCTGCGCAGCTCGACGGTACTCAAGGCGCCCGGGTACattacgtatagaagggacGAGGTGGCCCCCGATGGCAAGCCGTACAGAGGCTTGGCCGTGTTGGTGCGGAGGACCATTGTCCACCAGCCCGTCGATTCCGGGCAGTACCAAGATCACTATGCTCTCGGGATCGACGTGCAAGTGAACGGCAGTGGCCTCCGCATCTTCGCGGTCTATAGGCCGCCCTATGATCATCTTTTTGATACCGCCTTCTTTACAGACCTCCTAAATGGACCGATGCCCACTATCCTCGCGGGGGACCTCAACGCGAAACATCCGGCCTGGAACTCGCGTGTCCGGAACGAGGCAGGGAGGAAACTCGCGAGGCTAGCCCAAGACGAAGACTTCGACGTCGCCGGCCCCACCCAGCCCACGCATTACAACAACTGGGGCACATGCGATGTGCTGGACATAGTGGTGAGTAGAGGTCTTCGCACGCCGCCACATCAGGAGGTCCTTCCAGACCTCCCCTCCGACCATCGACCGGTTCTGCTGACCCTGGACGAGCTCCCCACCAGGGTACAAGCACCCCGCAACCGCACCTTCATCAACTGGGAGATTTTCGTAGCAGAGCTGGAGGAGAAATCCCACACCGGCCCAGTCTCCACAGCTGATGAAGTCGAACGAGCCGCCAAGACACTGACCGCCGACTTAGACAGCGCACTGTCAGCTGCCTCGCACACCGTACCGAGGGGCGAGAGGAGGCTCTCCCTCCCGCCTCGACTACGCGCTCTACTCGAGGAAAAGCGCAGAGTACGGCGGCAGTGGCACGACACCAACTGCCCTACCCTCAAGTCGCAACTAAACCGCCTCACAGCCAGAGTGAAGGCGGAGCTGCTGGTGACCAACGCCGCAATGTCGTGGGACAGCCATATCGCCTCGATTGATGACGATCTTCCCTCTATACATCGTCTGTGCAAAAATCTTGGCACGAAGAAGGAAGCAGTACGCCCGCTGCATGACGAGAATGGCCAGCCGAGGTACAAGGCCCAAGACAGGGCGGAGATCTTCGCCAAGTGCCTCGAAAAGCAATTCACCCCGAACCCGACTGCAAACACACCCCACGTGGCTGCAGTCCATCAACATCTGGAAGAGTACTTCGCAGCGCCGATTGGACCGGAAGAGGACCCCGTCTTCTTCTCACCCGGCCAGGTGAAGAGAGCTCTCCAGAAAGCGAAGCCAAAGAAGGCCCCGGGCGCGGACATGATTCCAAACATGGCACTGCGGACACTTCCCCCGCGAGTCATAGTGGCGGTGACACGCCTGTTTAATGGGATCATGCGCTCGGGACACTTTCCCACGGAATGGAAGCTCGGCCGGGTGATTATGCTCCCGAAGCCCGGGAAGGACACAATGAAGCCGGAGAGTTACCGTCCAATCACTCTCCTTAGCACGCTGTCGAAGACTTTTGAGAGGCTATTACTAACGCACCTGCAGCCACACATCACACCGCGGGATGAACAGTTCGGGTTCAGAGCTGGCCACTCCACGACATTGCAGCTAACAAGAGTACTGCACTACATGGCGAGAAACATGAACAAGAGGGAGTTCACCGTCGCAGTACTCTTAGACATGGAGAAGGCTTTCGACAGAGTATGGCATGAGGGACTGCTGTACAAACTGTCGAGGCCACCAGCACCGAGGAGACTCGTCAAGATAGTTGCGGCCTTCCTCGAAGGGAGGAAGTTTGTGGTGGCGGTGGAAGACGCCACCTCGACAGAGCGGCCCATAAGAGCCGGAGTCCCTCAGGGATCGTGCCTGTCCCCAGCACTCTACGCCCTCTACACGGACGACATCCCGGTGGAGGGCCAGGTCCAACTCGGCCTCTTCGCGGACGACGCGGCGTTCTTCGTGTCGTCGTACAAGTCCGAGCACGCCGTCGCAAAAATGCAGCCCACACTTGACGCCCTTCCCGACTGGCTGGACAAATGGCGACTGAAGGCCAACGTCGCGAAGACCCAGGCGCTGATTACGGGGAGAAGTCAGCAGCCCACGACTCTCAAACTGCTGGGACAGGACATCCCATGGCAGCCCTCGGTGAAATACCTGGGGGTTACCATAGACAGGAACCTCAAGATGGCTAAGCACGTGTCCACCGTGCTACAAAAGGCGAAGCAGGCGCGGTACAACCTCCGCCCTATACTCGATTCCCGCCTGCCCCTGCGCACCAAGCTAGGGATATACAAGACGTACGTGCGGTCCCGCCTAACCTACGCGGCGCCCGCATGGTACGCTCTTGTATCCGAATTACAGAGAGAAAAGCTCCGTGCGCAGGAAAATTTATCGTTAAGAACGATTCTAGCAGCCCCTCGTTACGTCCGCAACCGGACGATAACGAAAGACCTCAGATGGGAGGGCCTAGACGCCTTTATAAGTCGTCTCGCGCGGGTGATGTTCGACCGCGCAGACAACTCCAGCCATCCGTTTGTCCAGGGCCTTGCGCCGCTTCACGCGCGCCCCCCGGACAGACGTGGACGAGCCCTACCTAGAGAGCTCGTACAGTGAGGTTCCTACCTCCAAGCCGCAGATAGGCCATCGCAGCATCTAAGCCGCAGAATGGCCACCCAGCACCATGGCGGTGCACCCAGCCGCGCCAGCAAGGCAACCCAACCCCGGCTGGTCGTAACCAGCCGCGATTGACACTTCTGCAGGGGCTCCAAGAGCCCGGAAGACACCCCGCGCCCACAAGGGGGCGCGTGAGAAGGCTTTACGTCGGCGCGCACACGTCTCGTCCCGAGTCTATCGTATAACGCACACGCTCTCAGTTTACTCGTTCATTAGTCGAAATGCCACCCAAGACAAGCGGAAAGGCAGCTAAGAAATCTGGCAAAGCCCAGAAGAACATCTCCAAGTCtgacaagaaaaagaagaagcacAAGAGGAAGGAGAGCTACGCCATTTACATCTACAAGGTGTTGAAACAAGTACACCCCGACACCGGTATCTCTAGCAAGGCCATGTCCATCATGAACTCGTTCGTGAACGACATCTTCGAGCGTATCGCCGCCGAAGCATCGCGTCTCGCTCACTACAACAAGCGTTCAACTATCACATCGAGGGAGGTGCAGACCTCCGTGAGGCTCCTTCTGCCCGGTGAGCTCGCCAAGCACGCAGTATCCGAGGGCACCAAGGCCGTAACCAAGTACACCAGCTCCAAGTGAAGCGTCCACCGACCGACTACATACACAGGCAGACGACTAAAACAATCTGCCGTGCGTGTGTGTTCGCGCCAAACGTAcaaaaggcccttttcagggccacaaactcgttcaatatataaaatattatgtttcaatGATGATCCACAatcgatataatataattaataatgttgttatgttatgtaagtaatttcaaATAACGTAAGACACGGtagaaagtaaattgaaaaattaagttaaaattaactaCGACATTAGAATAATGGTGATGTAggaattttgtttgttgtttagtAAGTCAAATCAACTTATGTACATAagtggaaatatttatttacacacgcataattatgatgatcataaagaaatgtacctatgagtatataaaagaaaaaacaaaatgcaccACTATcacgaataataatttataatataaacttcAGGTGGCGCTGTTGTCGTTTCGGAGTCCTCTCCCCGCGCCCCCCCTCTCCACCCGCCCGCGAACGGtccattatactatatataaaagaagGTAGGGGAATAGTGAACTAGGACCGCCCGAGGTGCCATTGAGCGTAACCAAAAGTGTAACCAAGAAAGGTAGACGAATCCAAACCGAAACCGTAGGAGGGTGAGCAAGGAAATTACAAGGTAACCAAGTATTTTTCTAACGCGGGTACTCGGTTAGGGGGTTTGGTCAGTCTACCCACACTAGGAAAAGTGTAACCAAGTGGTAGGGTAGCTGACCAAACCAAAATATTCGGATACCGCCACTCGGACCAACATCGCGCCTTGCGACTTACGGGGTCTTATTGGAGTAAGACCCTAAGTAAGTCGCACCCGGGACCGCTATCCCGGCGGGGACAGCGTAGCACAGGAGTGCCGGCGTGGCAGGAGATCGCGTGGCGCAACCAAGCGAGGTTGCGCACCGTGAAGAAAACCGCGCCATAGGAGTCGTGGCGGGCACCAACGCCAAGGATGGAAACGGAGGAGGTAATAGGAACCCCCCCCACCCCGACGGAAGAAGACAAACAGCGGGCGCTGCAGGCGCTGCGAGAAAGTTACGAGGCTGATCTCGTAACGTTCGCCGCCCTCCTTGAAAGAGGGGCGATCTCGCAGGGCCTGCGGCGCTGGACAGCGTCGTACTTTCGAATAATTGAATCCGGGCTCGGAGAGAGGAGCGAGGTGCTCCCGGAAGATGAGGTGACGGAGGAGTGGGTTAACGCCCTCTCCCCCGTGCTCCTTGGTCTGCAAACAGCCACCCCACCCGCAAGCGCGGCGAACGCAGCTAAGAGGAAGAGGGACAGCCCCGAACAGAGCGCCACACCCGCGCCCAAAAAGCCGACGGAGGTGCGCAGAGGCGACCCGCGCCGCCTGAACCCGACGGCGGACGCAGCCGCTGCGCCGGCACCCACACCGTCGACCTCATCTAGTGTGAGCTACGCGGCGGCCGCAGGCAGGCCCCCCGCCGCCCCAACCACGTCAGCCCCGGCCCAGCAGGCCGCGCCCAAGAAGCCGAAACCCCCCACGATCGTGGTGGACAGACTACCGGAATGGACGCGCCACTTTCAGGCGCTTGCGACCCAGCTCGGCCGACCTCCGCACGGACGTCCGTTCGGAAACGGCATACGCTTCACACCGGAAGACGAAAACGAGTTCCGAGTCATCCAGGCTTACCTGGATAGGCTCGGACAGGAGACGGCCCCATATTATGCCATCGCCCCGCTAAACCAAACGCCGCTGAAGGTGGCGATCCGAGGGCTGCCAGCGGACACGAAGCCGGAAGAGATCGTAGACAGCCTCAAGGAGAAAGGCATAGCGGCAATCTTCGCGAAGCATATCCGTGCCAGGGCAGGCAGGCCCGGCTGCATTTTCTTCGCGGAGATTGAACGCTCACAACAAGCCGCCGCAGCTATCTACAGGGTCAATGAACTACTGATGATGCCGGGGGTCACAATCGAGCCCTGGAGAGGGAAGAAGGGGCCCGCGCAGTGCCACCGCTGCCAGGGGTTCAGGCACAGCTCCCATAACTGTCACCGCCCCATGGCGTGTGTCAGGTGTGGGGGGGACCACCTGGCAAAGGAATGCCCCAGACCCAAGGAAGAGCCGGCCACGTGCGCGAACTGCAAAGGCCCGCACCCGGCAAATAGTGTCGCATGCCCGACATTAAAAAAGGAGGCCAGGAACAAGAAGGCGGGACTCGCTCTCCGCAAAACCGGCCCACCCCAGCGGACAGTACAACGACCAACGGTGCAGGAATCGGCCCCTGCATCACTGATGGCACCCGCAAACGCGCCCGCGGCGCGCAACTCGGCGCGCACATTCCCAGCTCCAGCCCTAGAAAaggggaagaagaagaaggggaaaaagaaaaagacaggcCCCGCTGTGAAAAGCAAACAGGACGCCGCGGAGAGCCCCCCGGAAAGGGAGGCACTGGCTCAACTCCTACGCAACTTAACAAACTGCGTATTAAGCGGCAAAATCGACATCACAGGATTGCTCCCGCCCAAACCCGCAAATGGATAAAAACAAGGCCACGAACAAGCTGCGCATGGTGCACTGGAACGCCGAGACGCTCAATGGGAAGATACTCTTGCTGCGTCACTTCACTCAGCAGCAACAGCCGGACATTATGCTGATCAGCGAGACGCATCTTAGACCCAGCCAACCCCTCAACGTTCCAGGGTACCATGTGTACCGCCAGGACCGAACCACGCCAGACGGACTGCCCTACAGGGGACTGGCAGTCCTGATAAAAAGGAGAGTGGTCCACCAGATCGTGCCGCAGACCCCGCTGACAACTCTCGACGCCCTGGGGGTGGACGTTCACGTAGGCGCAAAGGAACGGCGTATATACGCGGTGTATCGGCCACCATCGAGAACCACGCTTGCATCCACCGCAGTGGCGGAAATTAGAAGCCTACTACATCCCACGATGCCGACCATCTTGGCAGGAGACTTAAACGCCAAGCACACGGCTTGGCACTGCTCGGCAAACGACACCATGGGCTCCCAGTTATGGGCAGACTCCATAACTTACGACTATGATGTCTCAGGACCCCGTGAAGCTACACGAATTGCGCCAGTGTCTACGCACCGCGACAGTGTCCTAGACATCATAGTCTACCGAGGCCTAGACGAGGAGCCCATGCAAGAGGTGCTGACAGGATTACCGTCAGACCACCGACCAGTACTGGTAACAATCAGCGAGAGCCCCACATCTATCCTACCCACACGGCCCAGGCGTATCACCGACTGGGAGAAATTCGAAACGGAACTATCGGACTTCAGACGCCCAGAACTAATAACTACGGCAGAAGAGGTCGATACGGCAACCAAGGAAATATCAAACCGGATCCTGTTAGCCATCAGCGCAGCAAGCAGTCTCAAACCCACAACGGAGAAACGTCAGCCGCTCCCGAGGAAATTACGCCTACTCCAAGAAGCCAAACGTGAGGCTAGAAAGAAATGGCTGAGGACCAGGTTTCCAGCCCACAAAACAGCTCTAAACAGGGCCACTGACGCCATGAAGGCAGCCCTCTTCGAGCGCTCGGCGGAGGTATGGGAGAGCAAAATCTTGGAGGCACAGGAGGATGTACCGTCGGTGCACCGCCTGTGCAAGAGCCTGACCTCCACCACTGATCCCATACGGCCGCTGAGAGGGGCGGACGGTTGCCTCCGCTACAAGGCTACGGACAGGGCGGAAATCCTAGCCGACAGTCTGGAAGCCCAGTTCTCGCCCCACGACACCTGCGACCCAGCCCATACAAAAATGGTGGAGGAAGCCCTCAGCGAGTACTTCGCGACACCGACGCACGACGAAGAGGAAACACCCCTAGTCTTCAGTCCGAGACAGGTGCACCGGACGCTGACACAACTGAACGTACGGAAGGCACCAGGAGGGGATGGTATCCCGAACGCCGCCCTGCGAAACCTACCGAGGAACACAATAATAGCCATGACACAGCTGTTTAACGGAATCATGCGCACGGGCCACTTCCCAACGCCATGGAAGTGCGGGAAGGTGATCGTTCTGCCGAAGCCAGGAAAAGACCTCACAAAACCAGACAGCTACAGGCCCATTACACTACTCCCCACCATCTCCAAAGCATTCGAGAGAATGCTCCTGTCGAAGATGGCTCCTCATATGACTCCGAGAGCGGAGCAATTCGGATTTCGACAGGAGCACTCCACCACACTGCAGCTCACCCGCGTACTGCACGAGATGACCTACCAGCGCAACAGGGGGAATTATACAGTGGCGGTCCTGTTGGACATGGAGAAGGCGTTTGACAGGGTGTGGCACGACGGGCTGGTATACAAGCTGTCAACGTCCTCTCTCCCCCGCCGGATAGTCGAGGTCCTGCGCTCCTTCCTGAGTGGCAGAACGTTCCAGGTGGCGGTAGAGGGCGAACATTCCTCCGCACGCCCCATCACCGCAGGAGTACCCCAAGGAAGCTGCCTGTCGCCATCCTGTTACGCCCGATACACGGACGACATCCCAGTGATCGGCGACACCATGCTGGCGCTGTTTGCGGACGACGCAGCCTATCTAACAAGTTCGATGAACGCAAAACACGCAGCGAGAAAAATTCAGAACACACTGGACGCCTTACCGACCTGGCTGAAGAAGTGGCGCTTGAAGGTCAACGTGGGGAAGACTCAAGCGCTGCTGACAGGGAGCAGCCTACTACCATCACCCCCAACTCTCATGGGGGAGAAGCTCGTATGGTCCCCGACGGTAAAGTACCTCGGGGTCACCATCGACCGCGGGCTAACAATGAGCGCGCATGTGAAGGAGACCGTATCCAGGGCTAAGATAGCCAGAAGGAGACTTAGCCGTCTCCTCACATCAAGACTGCCGCTCAGAGCCAAACTGATGGTCTACAAAGCGTACGTCAGGTCGCGGCTGACGTACGCAGCGCCGGCATGGTACGGCCTCGCGGCCGAAcacgaaaaaaagaaaatcagagCCCAGGAGAACCTGAGCCTTCGAACAGCGGTGGGAGCAATCCGCTACCTGAGGAACTCGACGATATACCGGGACCTGAGCTGGAAGGGAATCGACGAGTTCGTGAAGGGACTAGCGGAAAACATGTTCGATCGGGCAGCGCTCTCCTCCTGGGAGCACCTGACAACCATCGCACCGCACCACACCAGGCCGCCTGACGACCCCACCGCGCCCCCTCCGAGGAGGAAGCGCCCCCATCACTACCCGAGGGACCTCCTCTCGCCCGGGAAGAGGGAACCAGGGCAGTTGAACGTGAACAACAAGGACAATAACGAAGAAGACCAG is a window encoding:
- the LOC126378976 gene encoding histone H1B-like, with product MADTAVASEAPAPTTPAKKPKASAAGAGAKKPKAKPTHPKTSEMVNNAIKELKERSGSSLQAIKKYIAAQYKVDAEKLAPFIRKYLKSAVESGALIQTKGKGASGSFKLESKSSSGKKPASSKAAGAKPAAKPKKAAAAAASPKKAKKPAASSPAKAKSSAAAAATKDKKAAAAKKKPAAAKRAAAPAKAKSAAAPKAKKTAKPPTKKPKAPKPKKAAATPKSKAAAAKKASKK
- the LOC126379021 gene encoding histone H2A, whose amino-acid sequence is MSGRGKGGKVKGKVKSRSNRAGLQFPVGRIHRLLRKGNYAERVGAGAPVYLAAVMEYLAAEVLELAGNAARDNKKTRIIPRHLQLAIRNDEELNKLLSGVTIAQGGVLPNIQAVLLPKKTEKKA
- the LOC126379023 gene encoding histone H2B, with amino-acid sequence MPPKTSGKAAKKSGKAQKNISKSDKKKKKHKRKESYAIYIYKVLKQVHPDTGISSKAMSIMNSFVNDIFERIAAEASRLAHYNKRSTITSREVQTSVRLLLPGELAKHAVSEGTKAVTKYTSSK